The following DNA comes from Janthinobacterium sp. TB1-E2.
ACCACCGCCCATGCCGTCACCGCGCTCGTCGAAGCCGCGCGGGCCGCGGCCATGCATGGAGTATTCGTGGCGATGCTCGCCATGATGGTGGTGATGCTGGCCACAATGGCCGTGATGATGATGACCGCCGTGGCCGTGTTCTGTATGGTGTGAGTTTCTCATGTTTTCTCTTTAAAGATATATCGTTAGTAGGTATCGCTATTTTATAACGATATATCGATAAGTCAAGGAGAAATTTGTTATGCTCGTCTTTCCCCACTCCACACGCCGATGCCATGTCCGAAAAAACCTTTGCTGAAAAAATGTATGTGAAAAATGCCACGGCCCTGGCCGTGCTCAATGACGGCGGCGAGCATGAGGCATTGCTGGCGCAGTTGCCGGCCGAGCGGGTGGTACGGGAAGGTGAAAATGCGGACTGGATACTGCTGTTCGCGCGCAGCCGCGCGGAACTGGAGCAATTCCTGCCAGCGGCGCAGGCGCGCCTGGCGCCCGGTGGCGCACTGTGGGTGGCGTACCGCAAGGGTGGAATCAAAGCGGGCAGCGATATCCACCGCGACGATATCCGCGACTTTGCGCAAACCGTGGGGCTCGACAGCGTGGCGATGGTCGCCATCGACGCGGACTGGTCGGCGCTGCGCCTGAAGCAGGTGTAAGGACGGTCTAGGCGATGCCGTGCAGCGCCAGCGCCCATTCCACATGTTCGCGCACGATGGCCGACGGGTGCTCGCGGCGCGACAGCAGGGCCGCGACGATGTCGGCCTGGCCCTTGGCCTTGGCGGCCGCGTTGCCCATGCCGACGGCCAGGTTGCGCAGCCAGCGTTCGTGGCCGATGCGGCGGATCGCGCTGCCTTCCATGCGGCGGTTGAATTCCTCTTCCGTCCAGGCGAACAGCTCCACCATGCCGGCGCTGCCCAGGCTGTGGCGCTCGTCGAAGTCCGGCACGACGGCGCGCTGGGCGAACTTGTTCCACGGGCAAACGGTCTGGCAATCGTCGCAGCCGTACACCTTGTTGCCGATCAAGGGGCGCATTTCGACGGGAATGGCGCCTTTCAATTCGATGGTCAAGTAGGAGATGCAGCGGCGCGCGTCGAGCTGGTACGGCCCCAGGATGGCTTGTGTCGGGCACACCGTGATGCATGCCGAGCACTGGCCGCAGCGCGGCGTTTCCGGCGGGTCGACGGGCAGCGGCACGTCGATGAGGATCTCGCCGAGAAAAAAGAAGGAGCCGCCCTGGCGGTTGATGAGCAAGGTGTGCTTGCCGCGCCAGCCCAATCCCCCTTTTTGCGCCAGCTCGACTTCCATCACGGGCGCCGAATCGCTGAAGACGCGGTAGCCGAAGTCGCCGATCTCGCCCTTGATGCGGTCGGCCAGCTGCTGCAGGCGCGAACGCATCACCTTGTGATAATCGCGGCCGCGCGCGTACACGGAGATCACGGCCGCTTCAGGGTCGGCGTCGCGCGCCGCCTCGCGTTCGCGCCAGTCCGGTCCCAGCGCCGGCGGCAGATAATTCATGCGGGCGCTGATGGCGCGCACCGTGCCCGGCACCAGTTCGGCCGGGCGCGCGCGCTTCATGCCGTGGCTGGCCATGTAATCCATTTCGCCGTGATACCCTGCATCGAGCCAGGCTTGCAAGGGCGCTTCCATGTGCGACAGGTCGACGTCGGCGATGCGCACCTCGGCAAAACCCAGCTCGCGCCCCCATTCCTTGATGGTGCGCGCCAGGACGGCGAGATCGGTGACGGTGGCGGACATAAGGGACTTTACGGAAAACGGCAGGCGCGCGGGCGGTTACAATGACAGCAGCCTCCATTTTATGCGATACCGAAGATAATGACCGAACACTTCAAAGCCCACCTCCACGACGAAGCCGGCACCGCCGCGCTGGGCGCCGCGCTGGCGCGCGCGCTGGCGCCGGGCCTGGCGATCTACCTGCACGGCGACCTCGGTGCCGGCAAGACGGCCCTCACGCGCGCCCTGCTGCACGCGGCCGGCCATGCGGGCCACGTGAAAAGCCCCACCTACACCTTGTCCGAACCGTACACGGTGCAGCTCGATGGCCAGCGCGTCAACGTCATCCACTTCGACCTGTACCGCATGGGCAGCGCCGAGGAATTCCTCGATGCAGGCTTTCGCGAAGACTTCGACGGCCGCAATATCTGCATCGTCGAATGGCCGGAGAAAGCCGAACCGGTACTGCCGCCGGCCGACCTGAATATTTATTTGAACGTTGCGGGTACAGGACGTGATGTAGAATTGCAAGCGTCTTCTGAATTGGGTCTGTCATGCCTTCACCGTCTCAAATTCGCCCCGAACCTTTGATCTCCTCGCCCATCACCCGGCGCACGGTCCTCAAGGCCGGCGGCACCCTGCTGTTGTCCGTGTTCGCGCCCATGTCGGCGATGGCGGCGCAAATTCTCGCCGTGCGCGTCTGGCCGGCCGAGGACTACACGCGTGTCACCCTGGAAAACGACAGCATCCTCAAGGCGACCCACTTCATCGTCAAGGATCCGGAACGGCTGGTGGTCGACATCGAGGGGCTGGAACTCAATCCCACCTTGAAGGGCCTGGTGGCGAAGATCCAGTCGAACGACCCGTACATCAAGCAGGTGCGCGTGGGCCAGAACCGGCCCAACGTCGTGCGCCTGGTGTTCGACCTGAAAGAGGAAGTCACGCCGCAGCTGTTTACCCTGCCGCCGGCCGGCTCCTATAACCACCGCTTGATCTTCGACCTGTATCCCGTGCGCGAACCGGACCTGATCGCGCAGATGATCGAAAAGGGCGACTGGTCGAGCGACCCGGCCAAGCCACCGATGGCCGACACGCACACACCGCCGCCCGCGCTGCCTCTGCCCGAGAGCGGCAAGCCGCCCGTGGCCGCCGTCACACCGGCAACACCGATCGTGCCGCCCGTGCCCGACGTACGTCCGGAACAGCGCCCCGAAGCGCGCCCCCAGCCTGGCCAGAAAGTGATGCGCATGATTACCATCGCGCTCGATCCCGGCCACGGCGGCGAAGACCCGGGCGCCATGGGCAGCCGGGGCAGCCGCGAAAAAGACGTGGTGCTGGCCATCGCCAAGCGCCTCAAGACCAAGCTGGAACTGCAGCCGAACATGCGCGTCATGCTCACACGCGACGCCGACTTCTTCGTCCCGCTGGGCATGCGCGTGGAAAAAGCGCGCAAGGTGCAGGCCGACCTGTTCGTCTCCATCCACGCCGACGCCTTCATCCAGCCGACGGCGCGCGGCTCGTCCGTGTTCGTGCTGTCCGAAAAGGGCGCCACCTCGACGGCCGCGCGCTGGCTGGCCAACAAGGAAAACCAGGCCGACCTGATCGGCGGCGTGAACGTGAAGAACCACGACAAGCAGCTGGCCAGCGTGCTGCTCGACCTGTCGACGACGGCGCAGATCAATGACAGCATGAAGCTGGGCAAGGCCGTGCTGCGCGAAATCGGCGGCATCAACCGCCTGCACAAGGGCTCCGTCGAGCAGGCCGGCTTCGCCGTGCTGAAAGCGCCCGACATCCCTTCCATCCTGATCGAGACGGCTTTTATTTCGAATCCGGAAGAAGAAGCCAAGCTGACCGACAACGGCTACCAGGACCAGATGGCCGACGCCATCGTCACGGGCATCAAGAATTATTTTGCGAAGAATCCGCCGCTGGCGAAAAGCCGCCTGACCTGACATGAAAGCCTAGCATGAGCGAGAGTATCTTTGGCGAGCTGCCGGCCGTGACCATCCGCGCGGCCGATGGTGCGCAGGCGACCGTCACCCTGTACGGCGGCCACCTGGTCTCGTGGCAGACCAGCGATGGCCAGGAGCGCCTGTTCTGCAGCCGCGATTCGGCCCTCGACGGCAGCCGCGCCATCCGCGGTGGCGTACCCGTGATCTTTCCCCAGTTCGGCGCGCGCGGTACGGGCATGCGCCACGGCTTTGCGCGCGTGGCAACGTGGCAGCTGGAATCGAGCGGCGACAGCGATGGCGCCGCATGGGCGCAGTTTATCCTGACCCAGGCCGACTTGCCCGAAGCGATCGCCGCCAGCTGGCCCTGCGCCTTCACCTTGTGCCTGCGCGTGGCCGTCAAGGCGCAGGCGCTGGAACTGGACCTGTCCGTGCACAACACGGGCGAGCAGGCGTTTCCGTTTTCGGCCGCCCTGCATACGTATTTTTCGATTGATGATTTGAGCGAAGCGCGCATCAAAGGCTTGCAGCGCGTGCGCTATTCGGACGAGACGCCGCAAGATGCCCTGCAGGCGGAAGAAGTGCTGCAATTTTCGGACAAGCTGGACCGCATCTACTACCAGCTGCCGGGCGCCTTGAGCCTGCAGTCTGGCCGCCACACCCTGCGCCTGGAGCAGCAGGGCTTTACGGACGCCGTCGTGTGGAACCCGGGCGCGCAAGACGCGGCCGCCCTGCCCGACCTGGCCGACGACGAGCAGCCGCGCTTCATCTGCATCGAGCCGGCCCTGATCCAGCCCGATACGCTGGCCGCCGGCGCCGAATGGACCGGGCGCCAGCGCCTCGCATTCGTTTAATTCGATTCCTTGATGATGCGGCCATTGGTCGGCTGAACCGGGCGCGCATTCAAGGGATACAGGCGGCTGAACAGCGCCATCTGCGCCGGCGACGCCTGCACCGGTTGCTTCATTACCATCCACAGCACGCCTTCGCTGCAAGGCGGCTCCGTCATCGATCCCATGTACGTGTAGTAGTCGCGCCGCGCCGGCAGCATTTCGGCCGGGTCGAGCAGGATGGTCGGCTGCATGGTCTCGAATTTTTCCAGCGGCAGGTTGTTCCACACGGTCTGGATGGTCGCTTGCGGCGCACCGCGTTCGAGCAGCAGCGCCAGCACGGCTTGCCGGCCTTCCGCGTCGCGGTGCACCAGGTGTACCACCATCTCGAAGGCCTTGCCATTGATACGCTCTTCGGACGGGCGGTGGAAATGGAATTGCTGCAGCTCGAACATGCGGTTCTGCACCGTGATGTAATTGCCGCCGCTCACGCCCACCTGCACCGTGTGGCCATTGTCGACCACGTTGAACGACGACGGGCGGTAGTCAAAGCTGATCTGCTCGAGCTCCACCTTCATGCCGTCGCGGATATCGATCGGCGACTGGCGGCTGCCATTGCCGCACTTGCCCCAGTCGACATTGATCTTGCTCCAGTTGGCCGGACCGCTGTCGCCCTCGTACGACCAGTGCGTGCCGCGCGGCACGGGTGGCGGTGGCGGCGGCGCGGCCTTCACCACGGCGGCGCGCTTGGCGCGGGCGGCGGCGCGGGCAGCTTGGGTGGCGCGCATTTCCGCCAGGCGCGCGGCGATGCGTTCGGACAGATCGACTTCGGCCGCTTCCTCCTTTTCGCGCGCCGTGGGCGCGACGACGACAGGCGCCTTGGCCTCCTTGCCCTTCACCGACTCGGTCAGGGTTTTCATGGCGGCCGCGCGCGCCGACGCCGACATGGGCGCGGATGCGGTGGCGCTCGCCGGGGCGGGGGCATCTTTGGCGCTTGCCATGGCCGTCATCACGGCAAGGCTGCAAGCTAACAGGGCGCTCAAATGTCGCATGGAAATCCAGAAAGTGAGAATACCTTCTGGTTTACGGCTGTAAAGCAACAAAACTTGAATCAGGGCAGGAGCAAAACAGAAGTACCGAAGAGAAAACGGGATCCAGGGCCAGCTGTGGACGGCGCCGCAGCATGCTTGCCCTGGATCTTTGCAGCAATTACGCCGACTTGCCGACCATGCGCTTGTAGAGTTTCCACATGCCGCCCAGTACCACCGGCACGACGGCGGCGCCGACACCGATCAGCACGATCAAGGTCAGATGGTCGCGGATCCACGGGATATTGCCGAAGAAGTAGCCCGCCGTGACCAGACCGACCACCCACAACAGGGCGCCCGTGATGTTGTACATCTGGAAGCGCACATGCGTCATGTCGGAAATGCCGGCCACGAACGGGGCGAAGGTACGCACCACCGGCACGAAACGGGCCAGGATGATGGTCTTGCCACCGTGCTTTTCAAAGAATTCATGCGTGCGGCGCATGGCGTCCTTGTTGATCCAGCGGTAATCGTGGGTAAACACCCTCTGCCCGATGGCCTCGCCTATCCAGTAATTGAGCGTATTGCCCGTGATGGCCGCCGTGACGAGCAGGAAGATCAGCAAGCCCAGGTGCATCTGTCCCGTCGCGCAAAACGCGCCGGCGATAAACAACAAGGTATCTCCAGGGAAGAAAAACAGCACCACGAGGCCTGTCTCGCAAAAAATAATGGCGAACAGCACCGCATACACGAGGGTGCCGTACTGCTCGATCAAGATACCCAACGTCTTGTCGACATGCACGATCATGTCGAGGAATTGCACAAAATCCATATATTTTTCCCTAAAGGTAGCGGCGGAATCATACACCACCCGGCCCGCGCAACGGCAGTCCCCGGGCCGATATTTCTGGATTAATTATGCGGCGCCCTTGCGCGTGTGGCAATTTAAGTAAAGGTTAAGGAAACACCATATCGGCAGGCAACTCTCAGGATTACGGTATGCAATGTTTTTACGACGAAATATTGCCATTCCGGTATACACTTTCTGCACGGCGCAACCCGCGCCGACCAGGAGAAAACATGTATCGACACCCACTGAGCGGCCTGACCATGGCCACCGTACTGGGCCTTGCACAGCTGGCTGCCCACGCGGCGCCCGTCCAGATCAAGGCGCCCGCCGAACTGCCCGCCAAGGCGACCTTGGCCGACGTGATCAAGGCCTCGAAGTCGTCCGACTGGCGTCCACTGGACCCGGACAACACCCTGTACCTGGACATTCCCGCCGGCCGCGTGGTGATCGAACTGGCACCGGACTTCGCGCCCAAGCACGTGGCCAATATCAAGGCCCTGGTGGCGGAACAGTATTACGACGGCCTGGCGATCACGCGCGCGCAGGACAACTGGGTGGCGCAGTGGGGCGATCCGAACGAGAAGAATCCCAAGCCGATCCAGCATGCGCAGCGCACCCTGCCCGGCGAATTCACGGTACCGCTGAAAAATATCAAGAGCTTCACGCGCCTGCCGGACGTCGACGGCTATGCGCCGCAAGTGGGCCATTCGAACGGTTTCCCGTCCGCGCGCGATCCGAAAACGGGCACGGCCTGGCTCACGCATTGCTATGCCACCGTGGGCGTGGGCCGCGACAGCGCCAGCGACAGCGGCGGCGGCACGGAACTGTACGCCGTCATCGGCCAGTCGCCGCGCCACCTGGACCGCGACATCACCGTCGTCGGCAGGGTCGTCTCCGGCATGCCATTGCTGTCCACCCTGCCGCGCGGCACGGGGCCCATGGGCTTTTATGACAGCCCCGAGAAAAACGTGCCGATCAAGGCCATCCGCCTGGCCGCCAGCGTGCCGCCCGAGCAGCGCAGCAAGCTGGAAGTGATGCGCACCGACAGCGCCGCCTACCAGGCCGTGCTGGAAGCCCAGCGCCACCGCGGCGGCCCGTGGAGCAAGGTCACGGCCGGCCACGTCGACGTGTGCAATGCGCCGATACCGGTGCGGGAGGTGGGGAATAAATAGGGACTAAGGCTGGGGTCAGACCCCCGGGCACGTAGGCGCTAAATTTTGAGTTAGCGGTGTTGAGGGTCTGACCCCAAGTACGCTGGCGTTGGCGGCGTTGAGGGTCTGACCCCGGTATAATTGGCGCATGAACGCTCCCATTACGCCCCACCGCCCGATCCAGGCCTTGCCTGACCAGTTGATTTCGCAAATCGCCGCCGGCGAGGTGGTCGAGCGGCCATCGGCTGTCGTCAAGGAACTGCTGGAAAACGCGCTCGACTCGGGCGCCACGCAGATCACGGTGCGGCTGGAAGAAGGGGGCGTGAAACGCATCGCGATTACCGATAACGGCCGCGGCATCGACAAGGATCAGCTGCCGCTGGCCCTGGCGCGCCACGCCACGTCGAAGATCGCCTCGCTGCACGACCTGGAAAACGTGGGCACCCTGGGCTTTCGCGGCGAGGCGCTGGCCTCGATCGCCTCGGTGGCCGCCGTCACCGTGACCTCGCGCACGGCTGACGCGGCGCATGCGTGGGAAATCGTCGGCTCGCACAATGGCAGCGTCTCTCCGTCGTCGGGCGCGCACGGCACCACGGTCGACGTGCAGGACCTGTATTTCAACACGCCCGCGCGGCGAAAATTCCTCAAATCCGAGCAGACGGAATACGGCCACTGCGCCGAAGTCGTGCGCCGCATCGCGCTGGCGCGGCCGGACGTATCGTTCTCGCTGTCGCACAACGGGCGCACCATCGACCAGTGGAATATCAGCGAACTGGCCAAGCGCAGCGCCCACATCCTCGGCAATGACTTCGCCGAAGCGCGCCTGGCGCTGGACGAGTCGGCCGGCAGCCTGCGCATACACGGCTTTGCCGGCTTGCCGACGGCATCGAAGGCGCGCGCCGATGGCCAGTTCTTTTATGTGAACGGACGCTTCGTGCGCGACAAGCTGCTCGTGCACGCCGTGCGCATGGCCTACCAGGACGTGCTGCACGGCGACCGTTTTCCATCGTACGTGCTGGCGCTCGACCTCGACCCGGCCCTGGTCGACGTCAACGTGCACCCGTCGAAGATCGAAGTGCGCTTCCGCGACAGCCGTTCCGTGCACCAGTTCGTCTTCCACGCCGTGCAGCGCGCGCTGGCGCAGACGTCGGCCACAGCGTTCGGCAGCGTACCGGCGCCTTTGCCGGCCGCCTCCAGTCTGAGCGGCGATACCGCGGGCGCGGGCTTGGGTGGGTCCGGCATCTGGCGCCGCGAGCAGACGCAGACCTCGTTCGGCGCGCAATTCACGAACACCTTCGCGCCCGCCTCGCCCGGCGCGAACCGTCCCTTTTTTGCCGACGCCCCAGGCGT
Coding sequences within:
- a CDS encoding DUF3052 family protein; its protein translation is MSEKTFAEKMYVKNATALAVLNDGGEHEALLAQLPAERVVREGENADWILLFARSRAELEQFLPAAQARLAPGGALWVAYRKGGIKAGSDIHRDDIRDFAQTVGLDSVAMVAIDADWSALRLKQV
- the queG gene encoding tRNA epoxyqueuosine(34) reductase QueG; translated protein: MSATVTDLAVLARTIKEWGRELGFAEVRIADVDLSHMEAPLQAWLDAGYHGEMDYMASHGMKRARPAELVPGTVRAISARMNYLPPALGPDWREREAARDADPEAAVISVYARGRDYHKVMRSRLQQLADRIKGEIGDFGYRVFSDSAPVMEVELAQKGGLGWRGKHTLLINRQGGSFFFLGEILIDVPLPVDPPETPRCGQCSACITVCPTQAILGPYQLDARRCISYLTIELKGAIPVEMRPLIGNKVYGCDDCQTVCPWNKFAQRAVVPDFDERHSLGSAGMVELFAWTEEEFNRRMEGSAIRRIGHERWLRNLAVGMGNAAAKAKGQADIVAALLSRREHPSAIVREHVEWALALHGIA
- the tsaE gene encoding tRNA (adenosine(37)-N6)-threonylcarbamoyltransferase complex ATPase subunit type 1 TsaE, whose protein sequence is MTEHFKAHLHDEAGTAALGAALARALAPGLAIYLHGDLGAGKTALTRALLHAAGHAGHVKSPTYTLSEPYTVQLDGQRVNVIHFDLYRMGSAEEFLDAGFREDFDGRNICIVEWPEKAEPVLPPADLNIYLNVAGTGRDVELQASSELGLSCLHRLKFAPNL
- a CDS encoding N-acetylmuramoyl-L-alanine amidase, producing the protein MPSPSQIRPEPLISSPITRRTVLKAGGTLLLSVFAPMSAMAAQILAVRVWPAEDYTRVTLENDSILKATHFIVKDPERLVVDIEGLELNPTLKGLVAKIQSNDPYIKQVRVGQNRPNVVRLVFDLKEEVTPQLFTLPPAGSYNHRLIFDLYPVREPDLIAQMIEKGDWSSDPAKPPMADTHTPPPALPLPESGKPPVAAVTPATPIVPPVPDVRPEQRPEARPQPGQKVMRMITIALDPGHGGEDPGAMGSRGSREKDVVLAIAKRLKTKLELQPNMRVMLTRDADFFVPLGMRVEKARKVQADLFVSIHADAFIQPTARGSSVFVLSEKGATSTAARWLANKENQADLIGGVNVKNHDKQLASVLLDLSTTAQINDSMKLGKAVLREIGGINRLHKGSVEQAGFAVLKAPDIPSILIETAFISNPEEEAKLTDNGYQDQMADAIVTGIKNYFAKNPPLAKSRLT
- a CDS encoding D-hexose-6-phosphate mutarotase, which translates into the protein MSESIFGELPAVTIRAADGAQATVTLYGGHLVSWQTSDGQERLFCSRDSALDGSRAIRGGVPVIFPQFGARGTGMRHGFARVATWQLESSGDSDGAAWAQFILTQADLPEAIAASWPCAFTLCLRVAVKAQALELDLSVHNTGEQAFPFSAALHTYFSIDDLSEARIKGLQRVRYSDETPQDALQAEEVLQFSDKLDRIYYQLPGALSLQSGRHTLRLEQQGFTDAVVWNPGAQDAAALPDLADDEQPRFICIEPALIQPDTLAAGAEWTGRQRLAFV
- a CDS encoding carbonic anhydrase, which encodes MRHLSALLACSLAVMTAMASAKDAPAPASATASAPMSASARAAAMKTLTESVKGKEAKAPVVVAPTAREKEEAAEVDLSERIAARLAEMRATQAARAAARAKRAAVVKAAPPPPPPVPRGTHWSYEGDSGPANWSKINVDWGKCGNGSRQSPIDIRDGMKVELEQISFDYRPSSFNVVDNGHTVQVGVSGGNYITVQNRMFELQQFHFHRPSEERINGKAFEMVVHLVHRDAEGRQAVLALLLERGAPQATIQTVWNNLPLEKFETMQPTILLDPAEMLPARRDYYTYMGSMTEPPCSEGVLWMVMKQPVQASPAQMALFSRLYPLNARPVQPTNGRIIKESN
- a CDS encoding VTT domain-containing protein, whose protein sequence is MDFVQFLDMIVHVDKTLGILIEQYGTLVYAVLFAIIFCETGLVVLFFFPGDTLLFIAGAFCATGQMHLGLLIFLLVTAAITGNTLNYWIGEAIGQRVFTHDYRWINKDAMRRTHEFFEKHGGKTIILARFVPVVRTFAPFVAGISDMTHVRFQMYNITGALLWVVGLVTAGYFFGNIPWIRDHLTLIVLIGVGAAVVPVVLGGMWKLYKRMVGKSA
- a CDS encoding peptidylprolyl isomerase, translating into MYRHPLSGLTMATVLGLAQLAAHAAPVQIKAPAELPAKATLADVIKASKSSDWRPLDPDNTLYLDIPAGRVVIELAPDFAPKHVANIKALVAEQYYDGLAITRAQDNWVAQWGDPNEKNPKPIQHAQRTLPGEFTVPLKNIKSFTRLPDVDGYAPQVGHSNGFPSARDPKTGTAWLTHCYATVGVGRDSASDSGGGTELYAVIGQSPRHLDRDITVVGRVVSGMPLLSTLPRGTGPMGFYDSPEKNVPIKAIRLAASVPPEQRSKLEVMRTDSAAYQAVLEAQRHRGGPWSKVTAGHVDVCNAPIPVREVGNK
- the mutL gene encoding DNA mismatch repair endonuclease MutL translates to MNAPITPHRPIQALPDQLISQIAAGEVVERPSAVVKELLENALDSGATQITVRLEEGGVKRIAITDNGRGIDKDQLPLALARHATSKIASLHDLENVGTLGFRGEALASIASVAAVTVTSRTADAAHAWEIVGSHNGSVSPSSGAHGTTVDVQDLYFNTPARRKFLKSEQTEYGHCAEVVRRIALARPDVSFSLSHNGRTIDQWNISELAKRSAHILGNDFAEARLALDESAGSLRIHGFAGLPTASKARADGQFFYVNGRFVRDKLLVHAVRMAYQDVLHGDRFPSYVLALDLDPALVDVNVHPSKIEVRFRDSRSVHQFVFHAVQRALAQTSATAFGSVPAPLPAASSLSGDTAGAGLGGSGIWRREQTQTSFGAQFTNTFAPASPGANRPFFADAPGVAQDTAAYGALFGGGAGAANSPITQVEPYIASPEAMAREEYPLGFALAQLHGIYILAQNTKGLVLVDMHAAHERILYEQLKNALQAQVSGQDMQVQSLLIPVTFYADAIEVSTANENQDTLKALGFDIAALSPTTLAVRSVPTLLKNADAQTLARDVLRDVREYGGSRVLIERQNELLGTLACHTAVRANRILSVQEMNALLRQMESTERADQCNHGRPTWVQVEINALDKLFLRGQ